A region from the Pseudonocardia petroleophila genome encodes:
- a CDS encoding NADPH:quinone oxidoreductase family protein: MRRVVCAEFGGPEGLAVVEGAAPEPGPGEVLVEVAAAGVSFVDGLIVAGRYQLRPPLPFTPGSSVAGRVAARGPDVDGPAVGTPVVAALMDFGGYASHVVVPAALAVPVPDGVDPAVAASAMESYNTLVHAVTRRVTIAAGEWVVVLGAGGGIGLAALDVARGLGARVVGVASSEEKRAAATAAGAEAVLDYTDLKDGIRAATGGGADVVIDPVGGPASESALRALRAGGRFCVLGFASGEIPRLPANIVLLRNRTVIGVDWGDWAREVAGPAGNAELLADVLGRIARGELHPPRPATAPLDDAAEVLARYARRGVTGKVVLVP, from the coding sequence ATGCGGCGCGTGGTGTGTGCGGAGTTCGGGGGTCCGGAGGGTCTGGCCGTGGTCGAGGGGGCCGCACCGGAACCCGGACCGGGCGAGGTGCTCGTCGAGGTCGCCGCGGCGGGCGTCAGCTTCGTCGACGGGCTGATCGTCGCGGGCCGCTACCAGCTGCGGCCGCCGCTGCCGTTCACCCCGGGATCGTCGGTGGCGGGGCGGGTCGCCGCACGGGGCCCGGACGTCGACGGCCCGGCCGTCGGTACGCCCGTCGTCGCCGCCCTGATGGACTTCGGCGGGTACGCCTCGCACGTCGTCGTGCCCGCGGCGCTCGCGGTCCCGGTGCCCGACGGCGTCGATCCCGCCGTCGCCGCGTCGGCGATGGAGAGCTACAACACCCTGGTCCACGCCGTGACCCGGCGCGTCACGATCGCGGCGGGGGAGTGGGTCGTCGTGCTCGGGGCGGGCGGCGGGATCGGGCTCGCCGCCCTCGACGTCGCCCGGGGTCTGGGGGCGCGGGTCGTCGGCGTCGCGTCGTCGGAGGAGAAGCGGGCGGCGGCCACCGCGGCCGGGGCGGAGGCCGTCCTCGACTACACCGACCTCAAGGACGGCATCCGGGCCGCGACCGGCGGCGGGGCCGACGTCGTGATCGACCCCGTCGGCGGCCCCGCGTCCGAGTCGGCGCTGCGGGCGCTGCGCGCGGGCGGGCGGTTCTGCGTGCTCGGGTTCGCCTCGGGGGAGATCCCGCGGCTCCCGGCCAACATCGTGCTGCTGCGCAACCGCACCGTGATCGGCGTCGACTGGGGCGACTGGGCGCGCGAGGTCGCGGGCCCCGCCGGCAACGCCGAACTCCTCGCCGACGTCCTCGGCCGCATCGCCCGCGGCGAGCTCCACCCGCCGCGCCCCGCGACGGCGCCCCTGGACGACGCGGCGGAGGTCCTGGCCCGCTACGCGCGGCGCGGCGTCACGGGCAAGGTCGTCCTGGTCCCCTAG
- a CDS encoding enoyl-CoA hydratase-related protein, with the protein MTSADRPVRTEVRGHVLVVTVDRPARRNAIDRATADALSAALDRLDDDPDLWCGVLTGAGGYFCAGSDLTANGDYVTERGGEYGVVRRQRRTPLIAAVEGFALGGGMEIAMACDLVVAAADSRFGLPEVGIGLVPTCGALFRGPRALPVNVARELVLTGDPMPAARAHDLGFVNLLTEPGAALDGALGLAARICRNAPLAVAACVRAIDDALGGDGAGWAATEAAKDVVLPSADATEGVAAFLGKRPPTWTAR; encoded by the coding sequence ATGACCAGCGCCGACCGTCCCGTCCGCACGGAGGTGCGCGGCCACGTCCTGGTCGTCACCGTCGACCGGCCCGCCCGGCGCAACGCGATCGACCGCGCCACCGCCGACGCGCTGAGCGCGGCGCTGGACCGGCTCGACGACGACCCCGACCTGTGGTGCGGCGTCCTGACCGGGGCGGGCGGGTACTTCTGCGCGGGCAGCGACCTCACCGCGAACGGCGACTACGTCACCGAGCGCGGCGGGGAGTACGGCGTCGTCCGGCGGCAGCGGCGCACCCCGCTGATCGCCGCGGTCGAGGGGTTCGCGCTCGGCGGGGGCATGGAGATCGCCATGGCCTGCGATCTCGTCGTCGCGGCCGCGGACTCCCGGTTCGGGCTGCCCGAGGTCGGCATCGGCCTCGTCCCCACCTGCGGGGCGCTGTTCCGGGGGCCGCGCGCGCTGCCCGTCAACGTGGCGCGGGAGCTGGTGCTGACCGGTGACCCGATGCCCGCCGCCCGCGCCCACGACCTCGGCTTCGTGAACCTGCTGACCGAGCCGGGCGCCGCGCTCGACGGCGCGCTGGGGCTGGCCGCGCGGATCTGCCGCAACGCCCCGCTCGCCGTGGCGGCCTGCGTCCGCGCGATCGACGACGCCCTCGGCGGCGACGGCGCGGGGTGGGCGGCGACCGAGGCGGCGAAGGACGTGGTGCTGCCCAGCGCCGACGCCACGGAGGGCGTGGCCGCGTTCCTCGGCAAGCGGCCCCCGACCTGGACGGCCCGCTGA
- a CDS encoding AI-2E family transporter — MTVDERARVPRTLRVTAALGWRALVVVAALYVVGQVLATLASVVVPVAIALLLAALLTPAVHWLVRHRVPRWVATAVVMTGGLAVLGGVLSFVVIAFVDGVPDLAAQLTAGVDALAAWLTNGPLHVSEQQLSSAQQDLLALIGDNQGALTTGALTTAAALGETLAEILLVVFTLIFFLQGGSAIWQFLLLAVPSDVRARTDVAGRRGLAALVSYVRATAVVAVVDAVAIGIGLGVLGVPLAVPLSALVFLGAFVPIIGALVGGAAAVLVALVAQGPVSALIVLAIIVGVMQLEGHVLQPLLLGRAVRLHPLAVVLAVATGLLVAGIAGALFAVPLLAVLNSGIRSLRSPTDEHLDPDEVRGSEPEESAPPEPGHDRYGDPDASAIEAHVVPT, encoded by the coding sequence ATGACGGTGGACGAGCGTGCGCGGGTTCCGCGGACGCTGCGGGTGACGGCGGCGCTCGGCTGGCGGGCGCTGGTCGTCGTCGCCGCGCTGTATGTCGTGGGCCAGGTGCTCGCGACGCTCGCGTCCGTCGTCGTGCCGGTGGCGATCGCGCTGCTGCTCGCCGCCCTGCTCACGCCCGCGGTGCACTGGCTCGTGCGGCACCGCGTGCCGCGCTGGGTGGCGACCGCCGTGGTCATGACGGGCGGGCTCGCCGTGCTCGGCGGGGTGCTGTCGTTCGTCGTCATCGCGTTCGTCGACGGCGTGCCGGACCTCGCGGCCCAGCTGACCGCGGGCGTCGACGCGCTCGCCGCCTGGCTCACGAACGGGCCGCTGCACGTCAGCGAGCAGCAGCTCAGCAGCGCCCAGCAGGACCTCCTCGCGCTCATCGGCGACAACCAGGGTGCGCTGACGACCGGTGCCCTCACGACGGCCGCGGCGCTCGGGGAGACCCTCGCCGAGATCCTGCTCGTGGTGTTCACCCTGATCTTCTTCCTGCAGGGCGGGTCGGCGATCTGGCAGTTCCTGCTGCTCGCGGTGCCGTCGGACGTGCGGGCCCGGACCGACGTCGCCGGGCGCCGCGGGCTGGCCGCGCTGGTCAGCTACGTGCGGGCCACGGCGGTGGTGGCGGTGGTCGACGCCGTCGCGATCGGGATCGGGCTGGGGGTGCTCGGCGTGCCGCTGGCCGTCCCGCTGTCGGCGCTGGTGTTCCTCGGGGCGTTCGTGCCGATCATCGGGGCGCTGGTCGGGGGCGCGGCGGCGGTGCTGGTCGCGCTCGTCGCCCAGGGTCCGGTGTCGGCGCTGATCGTGCTGGCGATCATCGTGGGGGTCATGCAGCTGGAGGGCCACGTCCTGCAGCCGCTGCTGCTGGGCCGCGCGGTCCGGCTGCACCCGCTCGCCGTCGTGCTGGCCGTCGCGACGGGGCTGCTCGTCGCGGGCATCGCGGGCGCGCTGTTCGCCGTGCCCCTGCTGGCCGTCCTGAACTCCGGGATCCGGTCGCTGCGCAGCCCGACCGACGAGCACCTCGACCCCGATGAGGTGCGCGGCAGCGAACCGGAGGAGAGCGCCCCGCCGGAACCCGGGCACGACCGGTACGGCGACCCCGACGCGTCCGCGATCGAGGCGCACGTCGTCCCGACGTGA
- a CDS encoding FAD-dependent oxidoreductase, whose translation MTQTVPDVLVVGGGIGGLTTALCAARRGLSVRVLEQAATYGEIGAGIQLAPNATRVLGRLGLLDRLRDVGVLPRRLVLAHAGTGRELTHLPLTDLPRRYGGPYVVLHRSDLLAALLDACRAAGVALETGARAGEVTDTGGRVEVRCTDGREFAGGVLLAADGLHSRIRPLLVADEPVCSGYVAYRGAVPLERVAHRSDLDDVVVFVGPGRHLVQYPLRARTLYNQVAVFRSPGFARGEADWGGPDELDAAFAGSCEHVRGAITAVGRDARWPMYDRPPTEHWVTGRIGLLGDAAHPMLQYLAQGACQAVEDADAVTDALASGAPAAEALRRYAERRAPRAARVQTTARRWGELWHLDGAEAGARDALLLGRDPDDHDHVGWLYG comes from the coding sequence ATGACGCAGACCGTTCCGGACGTCCTGGTGGTCGGCGGCGGGATCGGCGGGCTCACCACCGCGCTGTGCGCGGCCCGCCGCGGCCTGTCGGTGCGGGTGCTGGAGCAGGCCGCGACCTACGGCGAGATCGGCGCCGGGATCCAGCTCGCGCCCAACGCCACCCGCGTCCTGGGGCGGCTCGGGCTGCTCGACCGCCTCCGCGACGTCGGGGTCCTGCCCCGGCGGCTCGTCCTCGCCCACGCCGGCACCGGCCGCGAGCTCACCCACCTCCCGCTCACCGACCTCCCGCGGCGCTACGGCGGCCCGTACGTCGTGCTGCACCGCAGCGACCTGCTGGCCGCGCTGCTCGACGCCTGCCGCGCCGCGGGCGTCGCGCTGGAGACGGGGGCCCGCGCCGGGGAGGTGACCGACACCGGCGGCCGGGTCGAGGTCCGCTGCACCGACGGCCGGGAGTTCGCGGGCGGGGTGCTGCTGGCCGCCGACGGGCTGCACTCGCGGATCCGGCCGCTGCTCGTCGCCGACGAACCGGTCTGCTCGGGCTACGTCGCCTACCGCGGCGCGGTCCCGCTGGAACGGGTGGCGCACCGGTCCGACCTCGACGACGTCGTGGTGTTCGTCGGTCCCGGCCGCCACCTCGTGCAGTACCCCCTGCGCGCCCGGACGCTCTACAACCAGGTCGCGGTGTTCCGCAGCCCGGGGTTCGCTCGCGGGGAGGCCGACTGGGGCGGGCCGGACGAGCTGGACGCGGCGTTCGCCGGGAGCTGTGAGCACGTCCGCGGCGCGATCACCGCCGTGGGCCGCGACGCCCGCTGGCCGATGTACGACCGGCCGCCGACCGAGCACTGGGTGACCGGCCGGATCGGCCTGCTCGGCGACGCCGCCCACCCGATGCTGCAGTACCTGGCCCAGGGGGCCTGCCAGGCGGTGGAGGACGCCGACGCGGTGACCGACGCCCTCGCCTCCGGCGCGCCCGCGGCCGAGGCGCTGCGCCGCTACGCCGAGCGGCGGGCGCCCCGCGCGGCCCGCGTCCAGACCACCGCACGGCGCTGGGGCGAGCTGTGGCACCTCGACGGGGCCGAGGCCGGGGCCCGCGACGCGCTGCTGCTCGGACGGGACCCCGACGACCACGACCACGTCGGCTGGCTCTACGGCTGA
- a CDS encoding MSMEG_1061 family FMN-dependent PPOX-type flavoprotein yields the protein MPAFESVLTTPEQLAEHYRPPLELVARKKIDHVDDGAAALIAASPFVLLATSGADGRCTVSPRGGDPGFVRVLDPKRIAVPDLAGNNLLDSAHHLLANPHAGLMFLLPGTAEILRVEGHAVITVDDAVLDRVTGDGRRPVSAIGITVESVFVHCSASLKRSGLWDPESWGRVAAPTVGEVVRGHLELTAPPR from the coding sequence GTGCCCGCCTTCGAGTCCGTCCTGACCACCCCCGAGCAGCTCGCGGAGCACTACCGCCCGCCGCTCGAGCTGGTGGCCCGCAAGAAGATCGACCACGTCGACGACGGGGCGGCCGCGCTCATCGCCGCCTCGCCGTTCGTGCTGCTGGCGACCTCGGGGGCCGACGGCCGGTGCACGGTGTCGCCCCGGGGAGGCGACCCCGGGTTCGTGCGGGTGCTGGACCCGAAGCGGATCGCGGTGCCCGACCTCGCCGGCAACAACCTCCTCGACTCCGCGCACCACCTGCTGGCCAACCCGCACGCCGGCCTGATGTTCCTGCTGCCCGGGACGGCGGAGATCCTGCGGGTCGAGGGGCACGCGGTGATCACCGTCGACGACGCCGTGCTCGACCGCGTCACCGGCGACGGCAGGCGGCCCGTCTCGGCGATCGGGATCACCGTCGAGTCGGTGTTCGTGCACTGCTCGGCGTCGCTGAAGCGGTCCGGGCTGTGGGATCCGGAGTCCTGGGGCCGCGTCGCGGCGCCGACGGTCGGCGAGGTCGTCCGCGGCCATCTGGAGCTGACCGCCCCGCCGCGGTAG
- a CDS encoding FAD-binding dehydrogenase — protein sequence MDADVIVVGAGLAGLVATAELADAGRRVLLLDQEPEQNLGGQAFWSFGGLFLVDSPEQRRLGIRDSADLAMQDWLGSAGFDRGVDDPSGEDFWARQWATAYLDFAGGEKRSWMHGMGVRWFPVVGWAERGGGLADGHGNSVPRFHVTWGTGPGVVEPFARRVRDAAARGLVEFRFRHRVDGLAVTDGTVTGVHGTVLEPSAAPRGTASSRIAAGEFALGAQAVLVTSGGIGANHDLVRANWPARLGAPPQEMISGVPEHVDGRMLGITEAAGGRIVNRDRMWHYTEGVRNWDPIWARHGIRILPGPSSLWFDATGKRFGAPNLPGFDTLSTLGAITATGHDHSWFVLTQSIVEKEFALSGSEQNPDLTGKDVRATLGRARAGAPGPVRAFLRNGADFVVADTLPELVAGMNRLTDTPLLDLADLERQIVARDREMDNPFTKDLQVTAIHGARRYRGDKLVRTAAPHRVLDPRHGPLIAVKLHVLTRKTLGGLQTDLSGRVRRADGTPFPGLYAAGEVAGFGGGGVHGYRSLEGTFLGGCLFSGRGAGRAAALATGV from the coding sequence ATGGACGCCGACGTGATCGTGGTGGGGGCGGGTCTGGCCGGGCTGGTGGCCACCGCGGAGCTGGCCGACGCGGGCCGCCGGGTGCTGCTGCTCGACCAGGAACCGGAGCAGAACCTGGGCGGGCAGGCGTTCTGGTCCTTCGGGGGGCTGTTCCTCGTCGACTCCCCCGAGCAGCGCCGCCTGGGCATCCGCGACTCGGCCGACCTCGCGATGCAGGACTGGCTGGGCAGCGCCGGGTTCGACCGCGGCGTCGACGACCCCTCCGGCGAGGACTTCTGGGCCCGCCAGTGGGCCACCGCCTACCTCGACTTCGCCGGGGGCGAGAAGCGGTCGTGGATGCACGGGATGGGGGTGCGCTGGTTCCCGGTCGTCGGGTGGGCGGAGCGGGGCGGGGGCCTGGCCGACGGCCACGGCAACTCGGTGCCGCGCTTCCACGTCACCTGGGGCACCGGGCCCGGGGTCGTCGAACCGTTCGCCCGCCGCGTGCGCGACGCCGCCGCCCGCGGGCTCGTCGAGTTCCGCTTCCGGCACCGCGTCGACGGGCTGGCGGTCACCGACGGCACGGTCACCGGCGTGCACGGCACGGTGCTCGAGCCCAGCGCGGCCCCGCGCGGCACCGCGAGCTCCCGGATCGCGGCCGGGGAGTTCGCGCTCGGCGCGCAGGCCGTGCTCGTCACCTCCGGCGGGATCGGCGCGAACCACGACCTGGTGCGCGCCAACTGGCCCGCCCGGCTCGGCGCCCCGCCGCAGGAGATGATCTCCGGGGTGCCCGAGCACGTCGACGGCCGGATGCTCGGGATCACCGAGGCCGCGGGCGGGCGGATCGTCAACCGCGACCGCATGTGGCACTACACCGAGGGCGTCCGCAACTGGGACCCGATCTGGGCCCGGCACGGCATCCGGATCCTGCCCGGGCCGTCGTCGCTGTGGTTCGACGCCACCGGGAAGCGCTTCGGCGCCCCGAACCTGCCCGGTTTCGACACCCTCTCGACCCTCGGCGCGATCACCGCCACCGGCCACGACCACTCCTGGTTCGTGCTCACGCAGTCCATCGTGGAGAAGGAGTTCGCGCTCTCGGGCTCCGAGCAGAACCCCGACCTGACCGGGAAGGACGTCCGCGCGACGCTGGGCAGGGCCCGCGCAGGCGCCCCCGGTCCCGTCCGGGCGTTCCTGCGCAACGGGGCCGACTTCGTCGTCGCCGACACGCTGCCCGAGCTCGTGGCCGGGATGAACCGGCTCACCGACACCCCGCTGCTCGACCTCGCCGACCTGGAGCGCCAGATCGTGGCCCGCGACCGCGAGATGGACAACCCGTTCACCAAGGACCTGCAGGTCACCGCCATCCACGGGGCCCGCCGCTACCGGGGCGACAAGCTCGTGCGCACCGCCGCCCCGCACAGGGTGCTCGACCCCCGCCACGGCCCGCTGATCGCCGTGAAGCTCCACGTGCTCACCCGCAAGACCCTCGGCGGGCTGCAGACCGACCTGTCCGGCCGGGTCCGGCGGGCGGACGGCACCCCGTTCCCCGGGCTCTACGCCGCGGGCGAGGTGGCCGGGTTCGGCGGCGGCGGGGTGCACGGGTACCGGTCGCTGGAGGGCACGTTCCTGGGCGGGTGCCTGTTCTCCGGGCGCGGGGCGGGGCGGGCGGCGGCGCTCGCGACGGGGGTATGA
- a CDS encoding SRPBCC family protein: MADERIEVRRTVPATPEAIFAVLRDPQGHVEIDSSGMLQDATGEPVTAAGDTFVVHMDRESLGDLPMGRYDVEVTIRDLEPDREISWTILGTIRPAIGHVYGYRLEPDGDGGTVVTSYYDWSGINDEWRAKKVFPIISEQALKATLGILERTVRRRAASASRG, encoded by the coding sequence ATGGCCGACGAACGAATCGAGGTACGCCGCACCGTCCCCGCCACCCCGGAGGCGATCTTCGCCGTGCTCCGCGACCCGCAGGGCCACGTCGAGATCGACAGCTCCGGGATGCTGCAGGACGCCACCGGGGAGCCCGTGACGGCCGCGGGCGACACCTTCGTCGTGCACATGGACCGCGAGTCCCTCGGCGACCTGCCGATGGGCCGCTACGACGTCGAGGTCACGATCCGCGACCTCGAGCCCGACCGCGAGATCTCCTGGACGATCCTCGGCACGATCCGCCCGGCGATCGGCCACGTCTACGGCTACCGCCTGGAACCGGACGGGGACGGCGGCACCGTCGTGACCTCCTACTACGACTGGTCCGGCATCAACGACGAGTGGCGCGCGAAGAAGGTCTTCCCGATCATCTCCGAGCAGGCGCTGAAGGCGACGCTGGGCATCCTGGAGCGCACGGTCAGGCGCCGAGCCGCGTCAGCGTCTCGCGGCTGA
- a CDS encoding glycoside hydrolase family 3 C-terminal domain-containing protein, with protein sequence MENLTVEQKAALCIGADFWHTAAVPGVPSILVSDGPHGLRVQPGAGDHVGLGGSLPATCFPTAAALASSWDPDLVREIGEALGEEARAQGVGVVLGPGVNIKRSPLCGRNFEYLSEDPHLAGVLAAALVEGVQSRGVGTSVKHFAANNQETDRLRVSAEVDERTLREIYLPAFEHVVTRARPWTVMCAYNKVNGVYASQHGWLLTTVLREEWGFDGVVVSDWGAVADRVAALVAGLDLEMPPNRGVSDRAIVDAVADGSLDEAVLDRAVDRMRTLVERAHRPEPGEAFDVDAHHALARRAAADGIVLLRNGLPGGGGHDPEDRILPLHDSPSLTVAVVGELARTPRYQGAGSSQVNPTRLDVPFDELVTALPRATVSFAAGYALDGPGDRALSDEAVALAAGADVVVALLGLPAVEESEGFDREHIDLPTAQLMLLSRLVDTGVPVVVALAHGGVVRTDPWEHRVAALVECWLGGQAGGGALADVLTGAVDPGGRLAETIPLRLADTPSHLNFPGEEGRVRYGEGVFVGYRGFDALDRPVAHPFGHGLSYTEFAYSALTVAVDGTDVTVGATVTNTGGRAGREVVQLYVGDPQCSVARPPAELRGFTKIALEPGESRTVGFTLGARDLSFWSTVHGGWVVEPGEFEIAVGASSRDLRLCRTVTVDAPLPRRALTADSTLQEWLADPDRGPELRAAAGPGILQDEELLRVIGNFPLGRLAAFPGIGISRETLTRLGA encoded by the coding sequence ATGGAGAACCTCACCGTCGAGCAGAAGGCGGCCCTGTGTATCGGCGCCGACTTCTGGCACACCGCCGCCGTGCCGGGGGTCCCGTCGATCCTGGTCTCCGACGGCCCGCACGGCCTGCGCGTGCAGCCCGGCGCGGGGGACCACGTCGGCCTCGGCGGCAGCCTGCCGGCCACCTGCTTCCCGACGGCCGCGGCGCTCGCGTCGTCGTGGGACCCGGACCTGGTCCGCGAGATCGGCGAGGCGCTCGGCGAGGAGGCACGGGCCCAGGGCGTCGGGGTGGTGCTGGGGCCGGGGGTCAACATCAAGCGCTCGCCGCTGTGCGGGCGCAACTTCGAGTACCTCTCCGAGGACCCGCACCTGGCGGGCGTGCTGGCCGCGGCGCTCGTCGAGGGAGTGCAGAGCCGGGGCGTCGGGACGTCGGTGAAGCACTTCGCGGCCAACAACCAGGAGACCGACCGGCTGCGGGTGAGCGCCGAGGTCGACGAGCGCACGCTGCGCGAGATCTACCTGCCCGCGTTCGAGCACGTGGTCACCCGCGCCCGGCCGTGGACCGTGATGTGCGCGTACAACAAGGTCAACGGCGTGTACGCCTCGCAGCACGGGTGGCTGCTCACGACGGTGCTGCGCGAGGAGTGGGGCTTCGACGGCGTCGTCGTGTCCGACTGGGGCGCGGTGGCCGACCGCGTCGCCGCGCTGGTGGCGGGCCTGGACCTGGAGATGCCGCCGAACCGCGGGGTCAGCGACCGGGCGATCGTCGACGCCGTCGCCGACGGGAGCCTCGACGAGGCAGTGCTGGACCGGGCCGTCGACCGGATGCGGACGCTGGTGGAGCGGGCGCACCGGCCCGAACCGGGCGAGGCGTTCGATGTCGACGCCCACCACGCGCTGGCGCGCCGCGCCGCCGCCGACGGGATCGTGCTGCTGCGCAACGGTCTTCCCGGCGGTGGGGGCCACGACCCCGAGGACCGGATCCTGCCGCTGCACGACTCCCCGTCGCTGACGGTCGCGGTGGTCGGCGAGCTGGCCCGCACGCCCCGCTACCAGGGCGCGGGCAGCTCGCAGGTCAACCCGACGCGCCTCGACGTCCCGTTCGACGAGCTGGTCACCGCCCTGCCGCGGGCGACGGTCTCCTTCGCCGCGGGCTACGCGCTCGACGGGCCCGGTGACCGCGCCCTGTCCGACGAGGCCGTCGCACTCGCCGCCGGGGCCGACGTCGTCGTCGCGCTGCTCGGGCTGCCCGCCGTCGAGGAGTCGGAGGGGTTCGACCGCGAGCACATCGACCTGCCGACCGCGCAGCTCATGCTGCTGTCACGGCTCGTCGACACCGGGGTCCCGGTCGTCGTGGCGCTGGCGCACGGCGGGGTCGTGCGCACCGACCCGTGGGAGCACCGCGTCGCCGCGCTCGTCGAGTGCTGGCTGGGCGGGCAGGCCGGCGGCGGGGCGCTCGCCGACGTCCTCACCGGCGCCGTCGACCCCGGCGGGCGGCTGGCCGAGACGATCCCGCTGCGCCTGGCCGACACCCCCTCGCACCTCAACTTCCCCGGCGAGGAGGGCCGCGTCCGCTACGGGGAGGGCGTGTTCGTCGGCTACCGCGGGTTCGACGCGCTCGACCGCCCGGTCGCGCACCCGTTCGGCCACGGCCTGTCCTACACCGAGTTCGCCTACTCCGCGCTGACCGTCGCCGTCGACGGGACGGACGTGACGGTCGGGGCCACCGTCACCAACACCGGAGGGCGCGCGGGCCGCGAGGTGGTGCAGCTCTACGTCGGCGACCCGCAGTGCTCGGTCGCGCGCCCGCCCGCCGAGCTGCGCGGGTTCACCAAGATCGCGCTGGAGCCCGGGGAGTCGCGGACCGTGGGCTTCACCCTGGGCGCCCGCGACCTGTCGTTCTGGTCGACGGTGCACGGCGGCTGGGTGGTGGAGCCGGGCGAGTTCGAGATCGCGGTCGGCGCGTCGTCGCGGGACCTGCGGCTGTGCCGCACCGTCACCGTCGACGCCCCGCTCCCGCGCCGCGCGCTCACCGCGGACTCGACGCTGCAGGAGTGGCTGGCCGACCCCGACCGCGGGCCGGAGCTGCGGGCCGCCGCGGGCCCGGGGATCCTGCAGGACGAGGAGCTGTTGCGGGTGATCGGCAACTTCCCGCTCGGGCGGCTCGCCGCCTTCCCCGGGATCGGGATCAGCCGCGAGACGCTGACGCGGCTCGGCGCCTGA
- a CDS encoding TIGR03617 family F420-dependent LLM class oxidoreductase → MLLDAVVDVAADPLACEAAAVRAEADGYDGVSVPETSHDPFVALALAARATSRITLTSGIVVAFARNPMTTAMAANDVQLVSGGRFELGLGSQVRAHIERRFGMPWSRPAARMEEYVTALRAIWERFATGGRLRVDGEFYRHTLMTEFFDPGPHPYGPPPVLLAAVGERMTEVAGRVADGISCHSLTTVRYLTEVTVPALIRGRGGPLDGFTVGLAPFAVLGDTPEQRATAEAGVRRQIAFYGSTPAYRPVLELHGWGELADRLNRLSRQQAWAEMAGLVDDDVLDAFAVAGDAGEVAVRLRDRFGALAGRMSLNTPYAADADQVLEVAARLRA, encoded by the coding sequence GTGCTGCTCGACGCGGTGGTCGACGTCGCGGCCGATCCCCTGGCCTGCGAGGCCGCGGCGGTCCGCGCGGAGGCCGACGGCTACGACGGCGTCTCGGTCCCGGAGACCTCGCACGACCCGTTCGTCGCGCTCGCGCTGGCGGCCCGCGCGACGAGCCGGATCACGCTGACCAGCGGGATCGTCGTGGCGTTCGCCCGCAACCCGATGACCACGGCGATGGCGGCCAACGACGTGCAGCTCGTGTCCGGCGGCCGGTTCGAGCTCGGGCTCGGGTCGCAGGTCCGGGCGCACATCGAGCGGCGGTTCGGGATGCCGTGGAGCCGCCCGGCCGCGCGCATGGAGGAGTACGTCACGGCGCTGCGGGCGATCTGGGAGCGCTTCGCCACCGGCGGGCGGCTGCGCGTCGACGGCGAGTTCTACCGGCACACGCTGATGACGGAGTTCTTCGACCCCGGCCCCCACCCGTACGGCCCGCCCCCGGTGCTGCTGGCCGCCGTCGGGGAGCGGATGACCGAGGTCGCCGGCCGCGTCGCCGACGGGATCTCCTGCCACAGCCTGACCACCGTCCGGTACCTGACCGAGGTCACGGTCCCCGCGCTGATCCGCGGTCGCGGCGGCCCGCTCGACGGCTTCACGGTCGGGCTGGCGCCGTTCGCCGTGCTCGGCGACACCCCGGAGCAGCGGGCCACCGCCGAGGCGGGGGTCCGCCGGCAGATCGCGTTCTACGGCTCCACCCCCGCCTACCGCCCGGTCCTGGAGCTGCACGGCTGGGGCGAGCTGGCCGACCGGCTCAACCGGCTGTCCCGGCAGCAGGCCTGGGCGGAGATGGCGGGCCTGGTCGACGACGACGTGCTCGACGCGTTCGCGGTGGCCGGTGACGCCGGCGAGGTCGCCGTGCGGCTGCGCGACCGGTTCGGCGCCCTCGCCGGGCGGATGTCGCTCAACACGCCCTACGCCGCCGACGCGGACCAGGTCCTGGAGGTGGCGGCCCGCCTGCGGGCATGA